Below is a genomic region from Candidatus Binatia bacterium.
GGTCGAGGTGGCGCCGGAGGCCCAGCCGCCGGTCTGCCGCATGATGGATTACGGCAAGTTCCGCTACCAGCAGAAAAAGAAATCTGCAGGCGGGAAAAAGACGTTCGTCACGATCAAAGAGGTCAAGATGGGATCGCGCACCGACCGCCACGATTTAGTCTACAAGGTCAAAAACATCCGGCGGTTCATAGAGCGGGGACAGAGAGTCAAGGTCTCGGTTTTCTTCCGCGGCCGCGAAATCACGCACCCGGAACTGGGCAGACAGATGCTCAACTCGGTCGTGGGTCAGGTGCAGGACATCGCCAAGCTCGATATTGCGCCGCGATTGGAAGGCAGAAACATGGCCATGCTTCTGGTCCCGAAACAGGCCTAAAGAGGGAGAAAAAAGTGCCGAAAATAAAAAGCAAGCGCGGCGCGATGAAAAGATTTCGCGTCACGGCAAGCGGGAAGATCAAAAGAAGCAAAGGCTTCAAAGGTCACCTGCTTTCCAGCAAAAACAAAAAACGGAAGCGAAGACTCCGGAAGAGCGGTCTAGTGTCGGCTGTCGAGCAGAAAAATATCCGCAAACTGATACCGTATTTATAGCCGTCAGCAAAGAAGCGGTCAGCTATCAGCTAAGAAGGAGTCCAAGAATTTGCTGACCGCTGAAAGCTATTCAAAGGAAGGAGCTAACTACAGTGCCAAGAGCCAAGGGA
It encodes:
- the infC gene encoding translation initiation factor IF-3; the protein is MAASREARINHQIRAREVRVIGADGSQLGVMPLYEALKQVEALGVDLVEVAPEAQPPVCRMMDYGKFRYQQKKKSAGGKKTFVTIKEVKMGSRTDRHDLVYKVKNIRRFIERGQRVKVSVFFRGREITHPELGRQMLNSVVGQVQDIAKLDIAPRLEGRNMAMLLVPKQA
- the rpmI gene encoding 50S ribosomal protein L35; translated protein: MPKIKSKRGAMKRFRVTASGKIKRSKGFKGHLLSSKNKKRKRRLRKSGLVSAVEQKNIRKLIPYL